One Mercenaria mercenaria strain notata chromosome 12, MADL_Memer_1, whole genome shotgun sequence DNA segment encodes these proteins:
- the LOC123533957 gene encoding uncharacterized protein LOC123533957, producing the protein MSKRAADSAASGSIKKAKRACKFQQKWISEFPCVKKSVKGEEYFHCKLCNIDVSVSSGGRNDLSRHLHSKQHESKNSASSSNTSIKDMFKVKEDDPVARAECYFASFVSEHNLPFAVADHFTELVKVMFPDSEIARKFKCKRTKVAKIITEAIAPTFEKKVNTLCRENKFSVMMDESNDRGDKKCVAILVRVYDSTVMKVDTLFLAMPICNVGTGANLFACLQEVFTDRRIPWSNLIGYSSDNAPVMIGNNNSVLSRVREQQPNVINVGCICHIMSTCTQYGVKKMEMPIEEVLQDVYQHFQHSSKRRQILQEFREFTNTDTYKIVRHCSTRWLSLQSCVERFLQQWPALQAYFQSHEDSEKHGSRVERVSNCLNNHLLALSFRFLAFILVPLNNFNTEFQNSASMAGYLHAEIIRVVRTFMAKFVKMSCINAAADITAVDFTCRENQHDDNLLAVGMAARTYLSEHDDDSQLAASFFSTVRSFYVEVTTKMLAKFPINDTVLQSLSFLRPENRETVDVSSVIGLSERLGVGAPDVIQEELVDYQLCSTNSLPSHEPGMVLDPFWSNVANMKTPLQKPRFPNLSKLAFAALSLPHSNADPERAFSVLKKIQREDRENLGGKSVSALMTMKFNNKTSCFNMNFSSDVCSAAKRSCN; encoded by the exons ATGTCAAAGCGCGCTGCAGACTCTGCAGCTAGTGGTAGCATTAAAAAAGCTAAACGTGCATGTAAATTCCAACAAAAATGGATTAGTGAGTTTCCGTGTGTGAAAAAAAGTGTTAAGGGGGAAGAATACTTCCATTGCAAGCTGTGTAATATCGATGTTTCAGTGTCAAGTGGCGGTAGGAATGATTTATCTAGACATTTACACTCTAAACAGCATGAATCAAAGAATAGTGCCTCCTCTAGCAATACCTCCATTAAGGATATGTTTAAAGTTAAAGAGGACGATCCTGTGGCTCGGGCGGAATGCTACTTCGCGTCTTTTGTGTCTGAACATAATCTACCTTTTGCGGTCGCGGATCACTTTACGGAACTTGTTAAAGTAATGTTCCCGGACAGTGAAATTGCGCGGAAATTTAAGTGTAAGAGAACTAAGGTCGCCAAGATTATTACCGAAGCCATCGCCCCAACGTTCGAGAAGAAGGTGAACACATTGTGCCGTGAGAATAAATTTAGTGTAATGATGGATGAGTCTAATGACAGGGGGGACAAAAAGTGTGTTGCAATATTGGTACGAGTGTATGACTCTACAGTGATGAAAGTGGATACTTTATTCTTGGCAATGCCAATTTGTAATGTGGGAACCGGGGCCAATCTGTTCGCTTGTCTACAGGAAGTGTTCACGGATCGAAGAATACCATGGAGCAACTTGATCGGCTACAGTTCCGACAACGCGCCAGTCATGATCGGCAACAATAACTCCGTCCTTTCACGTGTCCGAGAACAGCAGCCGAACGTTATCAACGTGGGGTGCATTTGCCACATAATGAGCACATGTACCCAGTATGGTGTTAAGAAAATGGAAATGCCCATTGAGGAGGTTCTACAAGACGTCTATCAGCACTTCCAGCACAGCTCCAAGCGCCGCCAG ATTCTCCAAGAATTCCGTGAGTTCACCAACACAGACACCTACAAGATTGTGCGCCACTGCAGCACCCGATGGCTATCTCTCCAGAGCTGTGTAGAGCGGTTCCTCCAGCAATGGCCAGCGTTGCAGGCTTACTTCCAGAGTCACGAGGACTCCGAGAAACATGGAAGCAGAGTAGAACGAGTGTCCAACTGTCTGAATAATCACCTTCTTGCGCTGTCTTTCCGGTTCCTAGCGTTCATCCTCGTCCCACTCAACAACTTTAACACAGAATTCCAG aatAGCGCTTCCATGGCTGGGTACCTCCATGCGGAGATCATACGAGTGGTAAGAACATTTATGGCGAAGTTTGTTAAAATGAGCTGTATCAACGCCGCCGCCGACATCACTGCCGTTGACTTCACCTGCCGTGAGAACCAGCATGACGACAATCTTCTAGCCGTCGGAATGGCCGCCCGTACCTACCTGTCTGAGCATGACGACGACTCACAGCTGGCAGCGTCTTTCTTCAG TACGGTCAGATCATTCTACGTGGAAGTGACAACGAAGATGCTCGCCAAATTCCCCATAAACGACACTGTTCTGCAGTCTCTGTCTTTCCTCCGCCCCGAGAATAGAGAAACTGTAGACGTCAGTTCTG tGATTGGCCTGTCAGAACGACTTGGTGTTGGTGCGCCGGACGTGATTCAAGAAGAGCTTGTGGACTACCAGCTATGCTCCACTAACAGCCTCCCCTCCCATGAACCCGGCATGGTTCTCGACCCGTTCTGGTCCAACGTAGCTAACATGAAAACTCCATTACAGAAGCCTAGATTCCCCAACCTGTCAAAACTTGCCTTCGCTGCACTCAGCTTACCGCACAGCAACGCCGATCCTGAACGTGCATTCAGCGTGCTCAAGAAAATCCAGCGTGAAGACCGCGAAAATCTCGGGGGAAAATCAGTGTCTGCTTTGATGACTATGAAATTTAATAACAAGACTTCTTGTTTCAATATGAACTTTAGTAGCGACGTGTGTAGTGCAGCAAAAAGATCTTGTAATTGA